From Haloglomus litoreum, the proteins below share one genomic window:
- a CDS encoding succinate dehydrogenase hydrophobic membrane anchor subunit produces the protein MADYYSSFDPKGSRWLLQRLTAAFLVVVLAFHFMLLHFVNHAADVTFMQTHLRMQQPGYFLTMVAFLVTATFHGVNGVYNALVNQGLDGTPKTVVKYGLVLASVLLIAQGIRVAMAMAGFIIGPAA, from the coding sequence ATGGCAGACTACTACTCCTCGTTCGACCCGAAGGGGTCGCGCTGGCTGCTCCAGCGCCTCACGGCGGCGTTCCTCGTCGTCGTGCTGGCGTTCCACTTCATGCTGCTGCACTTCGTCAACCACGCCGCCGACGTCACCTTCATGCAGACCCACCTCCGGATGCAGCAGCCGGGGTACTTCCTCACGATGGTCGCGTTCCTCGTGACCGCCACCTTCCACGGCGTCAACGGCGTCTACAACGCACTCGTCAACCAGGGGCTCGACGGCACCCCGAAGACCGTCGTCAAGTACGGCCTCGTCCTCGCGAGCGTGCTCCTCATCGCACAGGGCATCCGCGTCGCGATGGCGATGGCCGGCTTCATCATCGGACCCGCAGCATAA
- the sdhC gene encoding succinate dehydrogenase, cytochrome b556 subunit produces the protein MSQSYDRGLVEDFGRWREFSAGMWAWIFHKFTGWVLIGYLFTHIAVLSTATVGTTAYTNTISGLESLLVVRFLEVGLLAVAVFHILNGLRLLFVDLGVGLEAQDKSFYASLVLTGAIVVASVPTFLAGAI, from the coding sequence ATGAGTCAATCGTACGACCGGGGCCTCGTGGAGGACTTCGGGCGCTGGCGGGAGTTCTCCGCCGGCATGTGGGCCTGGATCTTCCACAAGTTCACCGGGTGGGTGCTCATCGGCTACCTGTTCACGCACATCGCCGTGCTGAGCACCGCCACGGTGGGCACGACGGCCTACACGAACACCATCTCGGGGCTGGAGAGCCTGCTGGTGGTCCGGTTCCTCGAGGTCGGCCTGCTGGCGGTCGCCGTCTTCCACATCCTCAACGGGCTGCGGCTGCTGTTCGTCGACCTCGGCGTCGGACTGGAGGCACAGGACAAGAGCTTCTACGCGTCGCTCGTCCTCACGGGGGCCATCGTGGTGGCGAGCGTCCCGACCTTCCTCGCGGGGGCGATATAA
- a CDS encoding alpha/beta hydrolase — MSEESGDRLTGEGVIGPHQGQGTLTAGADLEGAEAAVVLAHGRGASARGILGLAGEIGVEGVAYIAPQAARNEWYPNSFLAPVESNEPGRSSGLRAMGDAVERAVDAGIPHERVVIGGFSQGGCLATEYAARNPRRYGGVIAFSGGLIGEELDAEYPGDLEGTPVFLGCSDVDPHIPAERVEATRDAFRSMGADVEMRLYQGMGHTVNGDELEAARDIIAPLAE, encoded by the coding sequence ATGAGCGAGGAGTCGGGCGACAGGCTGACCGGCGAGGGTGTCATCGGTCCGCACCAGGGCCAGGGGACCCTGACCGCGGGTGCCGACCTCGAGGGGGCCGAAGCTGCCGTCGTGCTCGCGCACGGTCGCGGGGCCTCCGCGCGGGGCATCCTCGGCCTCGCCGGCGAGATCGGCGTCGAGGGCGTCGCGTACATCGCACCCCAGGCCGCACGCAACGAGTGGTACCCCAACTCGTTCCTCGCCCCGGTCGAGTCGAACGAACCCGGGCGCTCGTCCGGCCTCCGGGCGATGGGCGACGCCGTCGAGCGGGCCGTCGACGCGGGCATTCCCCACGAGCGCGTCGTCATCGGTGGCTTCTCGCAGGGCGGCTGTCTCGCCACCGAGTACGCCGCCCGCAACCCGCGCCGGTACGGCGGGGTCATCGCGTTCAGCGGGGGCCTTATCGGCGAGGAACTGGACGCGGAGTACCCGGGCGACCTCGAGGGAACGCCCGTCTTCCTCGGCTGCTCGGACGTCGACCCCCACATCCCCGCGGAGCGCGTCGAGGCGACGCGCGATGCCTTCCGGTCGATGGGCGCGGACGTGGAGATGCGCCTCTACCAGGGGATGGGCCACACGGTCAACGGGGACGAGCTCGAGGCCGCACGCGACATCATCGCGCCGCTGGCCGAGTAG
- a CDS encoding winged helix-turn-helix transcriptional regulator, producing MSSGADTPGSETDVGEDGPCAVVDSLEQIGSQWRLIVLHDLQDGEKRFNELKRSTDASSRTLSRVLDDLQEMGFVDRRMEEDAPVATYYSLTAKGTSLCPVFDEIERWADEWLHAPSGDAEELPAESAD from the coding sequence ATGTCCTCTGGTGCAGACACTCCGGGTTCGGAGACCGACGTGGGCGAGGACGGCCCCTGCGCCGTCGTCGACTCGCTGGAACAGATCGGCTCGCAGTGGCGCCTCATCGTCCTCCACGACCTGCAGGACGGCGAGAAGCGGTTCAACGAGCTGAAGCGGTCGACCGACGCCTCCTCGCGGACGCTCTCGCGGGTGCTCGACGATCTGCAGGAGATGGGCTTCGTCGACCGTCGGATGGAGGAGGACGCCCCCGTCGCGACCTACTACTCGCTGACGGCGAAGGGGACCTCGCTCTGCCCGGTGTTCGACGAGATCGAGCGCTGGGCCGACGAGTGGCTCCACGCGCCATCGGGCGACGCCGAGGAGCTCCCGGCGGAGTCGGCCGACTGA
- a CDS encoding TIGR00730 family Rossman fold protein — translation MERICVYCGSSPGHDPAYRRAAREMGEELLARDLGLVFGGGSVGLMGTVADAVMDGGGEAIGVIPESLESKEVAHGGLTDLEVVESMHERKQRMVELSDGFVALPGGLGTLEEIFEVLTWAQLGIHEKPCGVLNVAGFYDGLVSHLDGATEAGFVSPTHRDLARVETHPGALLDAFAAYEPPSEPKVGPEDT, via the coding sequence GTGGAGCGCATCTGTGTCTACTGCGGCTCCAGCCCCGGCCACGACCCGGCCTACCGGCGAGCCGCACGCGAGATGGGCGAGGAACTCCTGGCACGCGACCTCGGCCTGGTCTTCGGTGGCGGCAGCGTCGGGCTGATGGGGACCGTCGCGGACGCCGTGATGGACGGCGGCGGGGAGGCCATCGGCGTCATCCCCGAGTCGCTGGAGTCGAAGGAGGTCGCCCACGGCGGCCTCACCGACCTCGAGGTCGTCGAGTCGATGCACGAGCGCAAACAGCGGATGGTCGAGCTCTCGGACGGGTTCGTCGCGCTCCCCGGCGGTCTGGGGACGCTCGAGGAGATCTTCGAGGTGCTGACGTGGGCCCAGCTCGGCATCCACGAGAAACCCTGTGGCGTGCTCAACGTCGCCGGGTTCTACGACGGACTCGTCTCGCATCTCGACGGCGCCACCGAGGCGGGCTTCGTCTCGCCCACACACCGGGACCTGGCACGCGTCGAGACCCACCCCGGCGCGCTGCTGGACGCCTTCGCGGCGTACGAGCCACCCTCGGAACCGAAGGTCGGCCCGGAGGACACGTAG
- a CDS encoding 3-keto-5-aminohexanoate cleavage protein, with protein MTGYDDYLAGEPVIITVALTGGVHGKEATPNLPETPAEVAAAAADAEAAGASIAHLHARKPNGERSFATERFQELTDAVRETTDLVVQHSTGGTGAPLEARRQPLRTDPAPEMASLDMGPLNRYRHLTSENPRAMVDTLYDEMADRGIKPELEAFNDGHVNEVHGLLDRRDLAEPYHTTLIFGGGTLTPARPRNLLNAVRNLPTGATFNTLGFGQHQLPFATLGTILGGHVRVGLEDNVYFERGERAASNAQLVGRVADMARTLGREPATPDEARELLGL; from the coding sequence GTGACGGGCTACGACGACTACCTCGCGGGCGAACCCGTCATCATCACCGTCGCGCTGACGGGCGGCGTCCACGGGAAGGAGGCGACCCCGAACCTGCCGGAGACGCCCGCCGAGGTCGCCGCCGCGGCGGCCGACGCCGAGGCTGCGGGCGCGAGCATCGCCCACCTCCACGCCCGGAAGCCGAACGGTGAGCGCTCGTTCGCGACCGAGCGGTTCCAGGAACTCACCGACGCCGTCCGCGAGACGACGGACCTCGTGGTCCAGCACTCGACGGGCGGGACGGGCGCGCCCCTGGAGGCCCGGCGACAGCCGCTCCGAACGGACCCGGCGCCGGAGATGGCGAGCCTCGACATGGGGCCGCTGAACCGGTACCGACACCTCACCAGCGAGAACCCGCGCGCCATGGTGGATACCCTGTACGACGAGATGGCAGACCGGGGGATCAAGCCCGAACTCGAGGCGTTCAACGACGGTCACGTCAACGAGGTCCACGGGCTGCTCGACCGTCGGGACCTCGCCGAGCCGTACCACACGACGCTCATCTTCGGCGGCGGGACCCTCACCCCCGCGCGGCCGCGGAACCTGCTGAACGCCGTCCGGAACCTGCCCACGGGCGCGACGTTCAACACGCTCGGGTTCGGCCAGCATCAGCTCCCGTTCGCGACGCTCGGGACGATACTGGGCGGCCACGTCCGGGTCGGCCTGGAGGACAACGTCTACTTCGAGCGCGGGGAGCGCGCCGCGAGCAACGCACAACTGGTCGGGCGGGTGGCCGACATGGCGCGGACGCTCGGGCGCGAACCTGCGACCCCCGACGAGGCGCGGGAGCTGCTCGGGCTCTGA